CAAGTGGCGATGCAGTCCGCTGACCCGGGCTGCGCTCACCGATTTGTCCGCGGCGGAAACCGAGCTGAAGGCTTTGCGCAGCTCCGGAGCGGTGTTCGGACTACTCGACGTCGATGACGAGTTCTTCATCGTGCTCCGGCCCGCGCCGAGCGGAACACGGATGCTGGTGTCGGACGCGACGGCCGCGATCGATTACGACATCGCCGCGGATGTCCTCGATGCCTTGAATGTGGAAATTCCCGACATCGACCCGGACGAGATCGACGACATCGAACCGTGGGAGGAGGGCGACCTCGGTGTGCTCGCCGATCTCGGCCTGCCCGAACCGGTGCTGAGCGTCATCCTCGCCGAGACCGACCTCTATCCGGACGAGCAGCTCGGCATGATCGCCCAGCGGCTCGGCTTCGCCGACGAACTCTCCGCGGTCCTGGACAAGCTGCCCCACTGACGTGGGAGTTTCGCCGGACACCCCGGTCCCCTCGGACGCCGAGATGGTGCGTGCCGCCATCGATGCGGCGGCTGCCGCCGGGGATCGTGACGTACCGGTGGGCGCGGTCGTATTCGATTCGGCAGGAAGGGAACTCGCGCGCGCGGCGAATGCCCGCGAAGCACTCGGTGACCCGACCGCGCACGCGGAGATCCTCGCGCTGCGCCGGGCCGCCGAAGTTCTCGGCGACGGCTGGCGGCTGGCGGGGACGACCCTCGCGGTGACACTGGAGCCGTGCACCATGTGCGCGGGCGCGCTGGTGCTCGCCAGGGTCGGCCGCTTGGTCTTCGGCGCGTGGGAGCCGAAAACCGGCGCCGTCGGCTCCCTCTGGGACGTGGTTCGGGACCGTCGGCTGAACCACCGGCCAGAGGTGCGCGGGGGAGTGCTCGAAGCGGAGTGCGCCGCGCTGCTCGACGAATTCTTCCGCACCCAGCGCTGAGCTCCAGGGTGTCCAGACCTATGCCGCACCGAGCCTCGGTGAGATCGCTCCGCCACCGGCCGTCAGAACGGGACACCGAACGGTCAGCCCAGCTCTCGAGCCGATTTAACGATCCGGCAACGGTCCGGTATGGTTGTCGGCGGTGGCGTGTCCGAGCGGCCTAAGGAGCACGCCTCGAAAGCGTGTGAGGGGTAACCCCCCTCCGAGGGTTCAAATCCCTCCGCCACCGCATACGCCCTTCACCTGTTCGCGCAGGTGAGGGGCTATTTCTCCTCTGGTAGTAGGGATTTGGTCTTGGCCGTGTCGGCCGGTCGACACGTGACACGACCGAACAACAACGCCTCCCTGAATCCGTGAGTGAAACGGTCCAGGTAGACCGGATTCGGCCGTCGTGGTCAGGATGGGTGCTGCGCGCAGGAGGGTTGTGCCCCGTCCGGGACCGGCACGGCCTGTCTGCTCTGGGCCGGAAGGCTGGCGGCGATGCCGTTGAGCACGTGGTCGAGCCCGTACCGGAAGCGCGCCTCCGGGGGTAGATGCGGGATCCGTGCCTGCCTGATCGAACGATTGAACATCGGGTACTGTCCGCAGGCGACGATCCGTGCGACATACGGTCCGACGTAACCACTCATCCACTGGGCCATGTCCATGCCTGTGCGGCGGGCTTCTTCCAGCCATCCGATCTCCCGGTGGACGGCGCTGTGGGCGTAATCGCTGACCATCCCGACCAGGCTGGCGATTTCGTCGATGTCCAGCCCGAAGCCGTCGAGTGCGGACATTGCGAATTCCTGCACGCGCAAGGAGTTCGGCCCCAGGGTGGGGCGCCGATTGGCGAGGGTGATCTGCCAGGGGTGACGCAACCCAACCGCGCGGGTTTCCTCAGCGACGAGCGACAGGTCGCTGCGCCAGTCTCCGCTCGGCCGTGCGGGGAGGTCGATCTCGCCTAGGGCGGCGTCGATCATCAGGTCGACCAAGTCGTCGCGGCTGGTTACATATCGGTACAGCGACATGGCGCCGGTGCCGAGTTCTACAGCGATCCGCCGCATCGTCGCGGCATCCAAACCCTCCACGTCGGCGACCTTGACGGCAGCCTC
The DNA window shown above is from Nocardia sp. NBC_01730 and carries:
- a CDS encoding tRNA adenosine deaminase-associated protein, producing the protein MAAQRSGTNRAASDDDDDVEGFAVAVVREDGKWRCSPLTRAALTDLSAAETELKALRSSGAVFGLLDVDDEFFIVLRPAPSGTRMLVSDATAAIDYDIAADVLDALNVEIPDIDPDEIDDIEPWEEGDLGVLADLGLPEPVLSVILAETDLYPDEQLGMIAQRLGFADELSAVLDKLPH
- a CDS encoding nucleoside deaminase; translation: MVRAAIDAAAAAGDRDVPVGAVVFDSAGRELARAANAREALGDPTAHAEILALRRAAEVLGDGWRLAGTTLAVTLEPCTMCAGALVLARVGRLVFGAWEPKTGAVGSLWDVVRDRRLNHRPEVRGGVLEAECAALLDEFFRTQR
- a CDS encoding TetR/AcrR family transcriptional regulator, whose amino-acid sequence is MSSHENTTIWMRPEELERSGPGRRPGYSRAKIIEAAVKVADVEGLDAATMRRIAVELGTGAMSLYRYVTSRDDLVDLMIDAALGEIDLPARPSGDWRSDLSLVAEETRAVGLRHPWQITLANRRPTLGPNSLRVQEFAMSALDGFGLDIDEIASLVGMVSDYAHSAVHREIGWLEEARRTGMDMAQWMSGYVGPYVARIVACGQYPMFNRSIRQARIPHLPPEARFRYGLDHVLNGIAASLPAQSRQAVPVPDGAQPSCAQHPS